The following are encoded in a window of Sphingobacteriales bacterium genomic DNA:
- a CDS encoding thioredoxin family protein, with amino-acid sequence MIIKVLGTGCPKCKTLERETFNALAELDIAAEVEKVEDIVKIMNYGVMRTPGLVINEKVVLSGRVPSREELKKIITENQ; translated from the coding sequence ATGATTATTAAAGTATTAGGAACAGGTTGTCCAAAATGTAAAACCCTCGAAAGGGAGACCTTTAATGCCTTGGCTGAGCTGGATATAGCTGCTGAGGTCGAAAAAGTGGAAGACATTGTTAAAATTATGAATTACGGTGTCATGAGAACACCAGGTCTGGTCATCAATGAAAAAGTTGTGCTGAGTGGCAGGGTGCCTTCCAGAGAAGAGTTGAAAAAAATTATAACAGAAAACCAGTAA